Proteins encoded together in one Psychrobacter sanguinis window:
- a CDS encoding mechanosensitive ion channel family protein → MADPSLKRLPLSDVIKQGMLALVITAVSSLPAQAASQEKQATETAAASDASAEVVTDEGAIDVGAADAGASEQVVEEEGSEGEVDAAPAAGNITEKDTVIETSANQVDDDDIKKRITGIFSEIEGLKAVNVTVNEGVVSLTGEAPNEKKALQAINLANRVSDVVAVEDRISRTLDVQDNVTPVITQLKQQVRGLIKALPLLLVAIVVFVVVVWFGAWVSRRQSLWKRVAPNPFVAELLSQTIKFVFVIIGLILALSFLGAEAIIGTLLGGAGVIGIAVGFAVKDTIENYIASLMLSIRQPFRARDYVDINGQEGVIVRLTSRATILMTADGNQLRIPNSEVFKATIVNFTKNPERRFTFKLGVDANDDPLAAIKVGLDAINELNFILTDPKAVAIIDEVGDSNIILEFQAWVNQTDTDLLKARSIAIREAKHALENNGFSLPEPIYRMRFNGDLEDAIKDLNKASKTGSESSVEATISAEDTDESTAVSATELKQSQKNVADVLQKEQAKQRARQILGNREVDEVLDTRPDPKLMQKVEEEIMDSAGEEDLLDKNSPQE, encoded by the coding sequence ATGGCTGACCCCTCACTGAAGCGACTCCCTTTGAGCGATGTCATAAAGCAAGGCATGTTGGCGCTTGTTATTACTGCTGTCAGCAGCTTACCGGCTCAAGCGGCTTCACAAGAGAAGCAGGCGACTGAAACGGCTGCTGCTAGCGATGCTTCTGCTGAAGTAGTTACTGATGAGGGAGCTATCGATGTAGGAGCTGCCGATGCAGGAGCCTCCGAACAGGTTGTCGAAGAAGAGGGCAGTGAGGGAGAGGTAGACGCTGCCCCTGCCGCTGGCAATATTACCGAAAAAGACACTGTCATTGAAACCAGTGCCAATCAAGTCGATGATGACGATATCAAAAAGCGTATTACCGGTATCTTCTCAGAGATTGAAGGCCTTAAAGCGGTTAACGTCACCGTTAATGAAGGGGTGGTTAGCTTAACTGGCGAAGCGCCTAATGAAAAAAAGGCACTGCAGGCGATTAATCTTGCCAACCGAGTCAGCGATGTGGTGGCGGTAGAAGATAGAATTAGCCGCACCTTAGATGTGCAAGATAATGTTACCCCAGTGATTACCCAGCTAAAGCAGCAAGTTCGTGGGCTCATCAAAGCTTTGCCATTACTATTGGTAGCCATTGTGGTGTTCGTAGTCGTGGTCTGGTTTGGGGCTTGGGTTAGCCGCCGTCAGTCGCTGTGGAAACGAGTGGCCCCCAACCCTTTTGTGGCAGAACTTTTATCCCAGACTATCAAATTTGTGTTTGTTATTATTGGACTGATTCTGGCGTTAAGCTTCTTAGGCGCTGAAGCTATTATCGGTACTTTGTTAGGCGGTGCTGGGGTCATTGGTATTGCGGTAGGTTTTGCGGTCAAAGATACCATTGAAAACTACATTGCCTCTTTAATGCTTAGTATACGCCAACCTTTTAGGGCTCGAGATTATGTGGATATTAATGGACAAGAGGGGGTCATAGTACGCCTCACCAGTCGGGCCACTATTTTGATGACGGCAGATGGTAACCAACTGCGTATCCCTAACTCAGAAGTGTTTAAGGCCACTATTGTAAATTTTACCAAAAACCCCGAACGGCGCTTTACCTTTAAGCTTGGAGTAGATGCCAATGATGATCCATTAGCTGCTATTAAGGTCGGGTTAGATGCCATTAATGAGCTAAATTTCATCCTTACTGACCCTAAAGCTGTGGCTATAATTGATGAAGTAGGTGATTCAAATATCATCTTAGAATTTCAGGCATGGGTAAATCAAACCGATACTGACTTATTAAAAGCGCGAAGCATTGCGATACGCGAAGCGAAGCATGCGTTAGAAAATAATGGCTTTAGCTTACCAGAGCCTATTTATCGTATGCGCTTCAACGGTGATTTGGAGGATGCTATCAAAGACCTCAATAAAGCTTCTAAGACAGGGTCTGAGAGCAGTGTGGAGGCTACTATTAGTGCCGAAGACACAGATGAGTCTACCGCAGTATCAGCTACTGAGCTCAAACAAAGTCAGAAAAATGTCGCTGATGTGCTGCAAAAAGAGCAAGCCAAGCAACGCGCTAGACAAATTCTAGGTAATAGAGAGGTCGATGAAGTGCTTGATACCCGTCCTGATCCGAAACTTATGCAAAAAGTAGAAGAGGAGATTATGGACAGCGCCGGAGAAGAAGATCTGCTCGATAAAAACAGTCCGCAAGAATAA
- the hisA gene encoding 1-(5-phosphoribosyl)-5-[(5-phosphoribosylamino)methylideneamino]imidazole-4-carboxamide isomerase yields MHNNSNSPVSNSLETLNKSVAPILIPAIDLKDGKCVRLKQGRMEDDTVFSDDPVAMATRWVNEGARRLHLVDLNGAFDGVPVHKNVVMEIAKAHPTLPVQLGGGVRSLQTIEHYLAAGLTYIIIGTKAVENPEFVEEACREFAGHIIVGIDAKEGMVATHGWANITDVKATELAKRFADAGVSSIVYTDIARDGMMQGVNVEQTVNLAREGGLPVIASGGVTDMKDIELLKPYGDCIEGIITGRAIYEGTLDLGQAQAYLDQ; encoded by the coding sequence ATGCATAATAATTCCAATTCCCCCGTTAGTAATTCTTTAGAAACTCTAAATAAATCAGTTGCACCGATACTTATTCCTGCTATTGATTTAAAAGATGGTAAGTGTGTGCGCTTAAAACAGGGACGTATGGAAGATGACACGGTCTTCTCAGATGATCCAGTAGCCATGGCGACTCGCTGGGTGAATGAGGGGGCGCGTCGCCTACATTTAGTCGATTTAAATGGGGCGTTTGATGGAGTGCCAGTTCACAAGAATGTCGTCATGGAAATTGCCAAAGCGCACCCAACTTTACCCGTACAATTGGGCGGCGGTGTGCGTAGCTTACAGACTATTGAGCATTACCTAGCGGCAGGCCTGACCTACATTATTATCGGCACCAAAGCGGTCGAAAACCCAGAATTTGTTGAAGAAGCTTGCCGCGAGTTTGCTGGCCATATTATCGTCGGTATCGATGCCAAAGAGGGCATGGTGGCCACTCACGGTTGGGCCAATATTACCGATGTGAAAGCCACTGAGTTGGCCAAGCGTTTTGCCGACGCTGGCGTATCGTCTATTGTTTATACTGATATTGCCCGTGATGGCATGATGCAAGGTGTCAACGTAGAACAGACCGTCAATTTGGCGCGTGAAGGCGGCTTACCAGTGATTGCCTCGGGGGGTGTGACGGATATGAAAGACATCGAGTTATTAAAGCCATATGGTGACTGTATTGAAGGTATTATTACTGGCCGTGCTATCTATGAAGGTACCTTAGATTTGGGACAGGCTCAAGCTTACCTAGATCAGTAA
- a CDS encoding Na(+)-translocating NADH-quinone reductase subunit A, with translation MITIKKGLDLPIAGAPSSEITQHSPKHVALVGYDYVGMKPTMNVKEGDIVTKGQPVFEDKKRVGVIYTAPASGKVIAINRGERRVFESMVIEVDPNANSADEVTFKQYASNELAGLDAEAVEAQLIKSGEWTAFRTRPYSRTPEVGSRPQAIFVTAMDTNPLAYDPMLLIQQEQQAFNDGLAVLSTLSPKTYVCHHGNANLPKVANTAAGNSTEYHAFAGKHPAGNAGTHIHFLHPVSRQVTVWTIGFQDVIAIGKLFTTGRLFTRRLVSLAGPSVKNPHLVVTERGADLTELTQGQLDTGDNRVITGSVLSGRKTIATTAYLGRFHNQVSVLKEGYERPTLHFFSPGANRFSKLPIYISQFFKGKKYNFTTTTNGSPRAMVPIGVFEEVMPQDYLPTQLLRALIVEDIISAVDLGALELDEEDLALCTFVSPGKYEFGDILRDNLTRIEQEG, from the coding sequence ATGATTACCATCAAAAAGGGGCTTGATTTGCCCATTGCTGGCGCACCCAGCAGTGAAATCACCCAGCATTCTCCAAAGCACGTTGCACTGGTGGGCTACGACTATGTCGGCATGAAACCTACAATGAACGTTAAAGAAGGTGATATAGTCACTAAAGGTCAACCCGTTTTTGAAGATAAAAAACGCGTTGGGGTGATTTATACCGCACCTGCCTCCGGCAAAGTAATCGCCATTAACCGTGGTGAACGCCGAGTATTCGAGAGTATGGTTATTGAGGTCGATCCCAATGCCAACTCAGCCGATGAGGTAACGTTCAAGCAATATGCCTCTAACGAGTTAGCTGGACTTGATGCTGAAGCTGTTGAAGCGCAATTAATCAAATCTGGTGAATGGACCGCTTTCCGTACTCGTCCTTATAGCCGTACGCCAGAAGTGGGTTCACGTCCACAGGCCATCTTCGTCACCGCCATGGATACCAATCCATTGGCCTATGACCCTATGTTGCTGATTCAACAAGAGCAGCAGGCCTTTAACGACGGACTTGCGGTGCTGTCTACCTTATCACCAAAAACTTACGTTTGTCATCACGGCAACGCAAACCTACCAAAAGTGGCCAACACGGCAGCGGGCAATAGCACTGAATACCATGCTTTTGCAGGCAAACACCCTGCAGGTAATGCCGGTACTCACATTCACTTCTTACACCCTGTCAGCCGTCAAGTGACGGTTTGGACCATTGGTTTCCAAGATGTGATTGCGATTGGTAAGCTATTTACCACTGGCCGACTATTCACACGCCGTTTGGTTAGCTTGGCAGGTCCGAGCGTTAAAAACCCACACTTGGTAGTGACTGAGCGTGGTGCAGACCTAACCGAATTGACCCAAGGTCAATTAGATACAGGTGATAACCGTGTTATTACCGGTTCTGTATTGTCTGGTCGCAAAACCATTGCAACGACTGCTTATTTAGGCCGTTTCCACAATCAAGTAAGCGTCTTAAAAGAAGGCTATGAGCGTCCAACGCTGCACTTCTTTAGTCCAGGTGCTAACCGTTTTTCAAAACTGCCCATCTATATTTCGCAGTTTTTTAAAGGTAAAAAATACAACTTTACCACGACCACAAATGGCTCTCCTCGTGCCATGGTGCCTATCGGTGTCTTTGAGGAAGTCATGCCACAAGACTATTTGCCAACCCAGTTACTACGTGCCCTAATTGTTGAAGATATTATCTCAGCAGTAGATCTCGGTGCCTTAGAGCTTGATGAAGAAGACTTGGCTCTATGTACTTTCGTTTCACCAGGTAAATACGAGTTTGGCGACATCTTGCGTGATAACTTAACTCGCATCGAGCAGGAGGGCTAA
- a CDS encoding NADH:ubiquinone reductase (Na(+)-transporting) subunit B, whose translation MKFLHNMFDRLEPSFTKGGKYEKYYAVFEMFDTFLRQPSSTTHSAAHVRDGIDLKRIMIMVWLCTFPAMFWGMYNVGHQALTAMAQMGLEAEGWRTVITNMAGYDPNSIWAAFVYGAMQFLPIYIVTFAVGILWEIIFAVVRGHEVNEGFFVTSVLFALCLPPDIPLWQVALGISFGVVVAKEVFGGTGKNFLNPALSGRAFLYFAYPAYMSGDTVWTAVDGFSGATPLGLAAIGITPDKFVDAYGNAITWMDAFLGNMQGSIGEVSTLAILLGMIVLIWTRIASWRIIAGCVVGLVATSMVFNAIGSTENLMMNLPWYWHLVLGGFAFGAVFMATDPVSAAHTNKGRWAYGILIGFMTVLIRVINPAFPEGIMLAILFANLFAPLFDYFVTQANIKRQTARRMRHVPAD comes from the coding sequence ATGAAATTTTTACATAACATGTTTGACCGCTTAGAGCCTAGCTTTACCAAAGGCGGCAAATACGAAAAATACTACGCTGTGTTTGAGATGTTTGATACTTTCTTACGTCAGCCTAGTAGCACTACCCATTCAGCCGCACACGTACGTGATGGTATCGATTTAAAACGCATCATGATTATGGTGTGGTTATGCACGTTCCCTGCTATGTTCTGGGGTATGTACAACGTGGGCCATCAAGCCCTTACCGCTATGGCTCAAATGGGGTTAGAAGCGGAAGGTTGGCGTACGGTTATTACCAATATGGCAGGGTATGATCCCAATAGTATTTGGGCCGCCTTCGTTTATGGCGCCATGCAGTTCTTACCTATCTATATCGTCACTTTCGCTGTCGGTATCCTTTGGGAAATTATTTTCGCAGTAGTGCGTGGCCATGAAGTCAACGAAGGTTTCTTCGTGACCTCGGTGCTTTTCGCCCTATGCTTACCGCCAGACATTCCTTTATGGCAAGTGGCACTAGGCATTAGCTTTGGTGTTGTGGTGGCTAAAGAAGTATTTGGTGGTACCGGTAAAAACTTCTTGAACCCTGCCCTATCAGGTCGTGCTTTCTTATACTTTGCTTACCCTGCTTATATGTCAGGGGATACTGTATGGACTGCGGTTGACGGTTTCTCAGGTGCCACCCCATTAGGTCTAGCGGCCATTGGTATTACCCCAGATAAATTCGTCGATGCGTATGGCAATGCCATTACTTGGATGGATGCTTTCTTAGGTAATATGCAAGGAAGTATCGGTGAAGTATCAACTTTAGCTATTTTGCTAGGTATGATTGTATTGATCTGGACCCGCATCGCTTCTTGGCGCATTATCGCAGGCTGTGTCGTTGGTTTGGTTGCTACGTCAATGGTATTTAATGCCATCGGTTCTACCGAAAACTTGATGATGAACCTACCTTGGTACTGGCACTTAGTATTGGGCGGTTTTGCCTTTGGTGCGGTATTTATGGCGACGGATCCTGTGTCTGCTGCTCATACTAATAAGGGCCGTTGGGCTTATGGTATTTTGATTGGTTTTATGACTGTATTGATTCGCGTCATTAATCCAGCTTTCCCAGAGGGTATTATGCTAGCGATCTTATTTGCTAACTTGTTTGCCCCTCTATTCGACTACTTTGTCACTCAAGCAAACATCAAACGTCAAACGGCTCGGAGGATGCGTCATGTCCCAGCAGACTAA
- a CDS encoding Na(+)-translocating NADH-quinone reductase subunit C — MSQQTKKSSNSNVTTIMVALVLCLVCSVMVSAVAVGLKPAQVENQLLDRNKNILVAAGLFDPAKDTNADVEKRFADFEVKMVDLEKGEYATEADLAKVGITDVNNYDDNQASKNKALSIDLGNDDPASIGAVPKFAKIYVKNDANGKPELVVLPVRGYGLWGTIYGFLTLESDLNTIKGISWYDHKETPGLGARIEEPEWRAKWQGIHAYDDKGEVATGVTKAGQSRENWVDGISGATLTSAGVKNLIQFWLGDRGYKPFLDNLRGGKPDSAAKPNAETTTGEEA; from the coding sequence ATGTCCCAGCAGACTAAGAAAAGTTCAAACTCAAATGTGACCACTATTATGGTGGCACTGGTCTTATGTTTGGTGTGTTCCGTAATGGTATCCGCCGTTGCAGTAGGCTTAAAACCAGCTCAAGTTGAAAACCAACTGCTGGACCGTAACAAAAACATCTTGGTGGCTGCAGGCTTATTTGACCCTGCTAAAGACACCAACGCAGATGTAGAAAAGCGCTTTGCGGACTTCGAAGTTAAAATGGTAGACCTTGAAAAAGGTGAGTATGCGACTGAAGCGGACTTAGCTAAAGTAGGCATTACAGATGTCAATAACTACGACGATAACCAAGCGTCTAAAAACAAAGCGTTAAGTATTGACCTAGGTAATGATGACCCTGCCAGTATTGGTGCGGTTCCTAAATTTGCCAAAATTTATGTTAAAAATGATGCCAATGGTAAACCTGAGCTAGTGGTCCTTCCTGTAAGAGGCTACGGTCTTTGGGGTACAATTTACGGCTTCTTGACGCTTGAGAGCGATCTAAATACCATTAAAGGTATTAGTTGGTACGATCACAAAGAAACACCGGGTCTTGGCGCACGTATTGAAGAACCAGAGTGGCGTGCAAAATGGCAAGGTATTCATGCCTATGATGACAAAGGCGAAGTGGCCACTGGGGTAACCAAAGCAGGTCAAAGCCGTGAAAACTGGGTAGATGGCATTAGTGGTGCCACCTTGACCAGTGCGGGTGTGAAAAACCTTATCCAGTTCTGGCTTGGCGATCGTGGATACAAGCCATTCTTAGATAATTTACGTGGTGGCAAGCCAGATAGCGCAGCTAAACCTAACGCTGAAACCACGACGGGCGAGGAGGCATAA
- a CDS encoding NADH:ubiquinone reductase (Na(+)-transporting) subunit D: MSTDTKKILTTPIFDNNPIALQILGICSALAVTTSVKNALVMCIALTLVTAFSSFFISIIRNRIPSSIRIIVQMTVIASLVIVVDQILKAVAYDVSKSLSVFVGLIITNCIVMGRAEAFAMSNPPVPSFLDGIGNGLGYSAVLLFVATIRELLGNGSILGITLLNPVTNGGWYVPNGLLLLPPSAFFIIALFITIVRTWKPEQVEEPEFVIKPQSKGMAHGGGH; this comes from the coding sequence ATGTCAACAGATACTAAAAAAATCTTGACCACGCCGATTTTTGACAACAACCCGATTGCACTACAAATCTTGGGTATTTGTTCGGCGCTTGCAGTAACGACCAGTGTCAAAAACGCTTTAGTAATGTGTATTGCTTTAACCTTAGTAACCGCATTCTCAAGCTTTTTTATCTCCATTATCCGCAACCGTATTCCCTCTAGTATTCGTATTATCGTGCAAATGACGGTAATCGCCTCTTTGGTAATCGTGGTGGATCAGATCTTAAAAGCAGTGGCTTATGATGTCAGTAAGTCTCTATCGGTATTCGTTGGTCTAATTATCACTAACTGTATCGTTATGGGTCGTGCTGAAGCATTTGCGATGAGTAACCCACCAGTACCTAGCTTCTTAGACGGTATTGGTAACGGCTTAGGTTACTCTGCGGTACTGTTATTCGTAGCAACCATTCGTGAGCTATTGGGTAACGGTAGTATTTTAGGTATTACCCTATTAAATCCAGTGACCAATGGCGGCTGGTATGTACCGAATGGTTTATTACTATTGCCACCATCAGCGTTCTTTATTATTGCTCTATTTATTACCATTGTCCGTACTTGGAAGCCAGAACAAGTGGAAGAGCCTGAGTTTGTTATCAAGCCTCAGTCTAAAGGTATGGCTCATGGAGGAGGACACTAA
- the nqrE gene encoding NADH:ubiquinone reductase (Na(+)-transporting) subunit E — protein MGHYLSLFITSVFIENMALAYFLGMCTFLAVSKKVSTAIGLGVAVVVVMTITVPLNNLLFQFILKDGALAWAGFPDVDLSFLGLLSYIALIAATVQILEMFLDKFVPSLYNALGVFLPLITVNCAIMGGVLFMVERDYNFTESLTYGVGAGLGWAVAITLLAGIREKLKYSDVPAPLRGLGITFITVGLMSLGFMSFGGMSI, from the coding sequence ATGGGACATTATCTTAGTCTATTTATCACGTCTGTTTTCATTGAAAACATGGCACTTGCCTACTTCTTAGGCATGTGTACTTTCTTAGCCGTTTCTAAGAAAGTATCTACAGCGATTGGTCTGGGTGTGGCGGTAGTGGTAGTAATGACTATCACTGTGCCGCTAAACAACCTATTGTTCCAGTTCATCTTAAAAGATGGGGCACTGGCTTGGGCTGGTTTCCCAGATGTGGATTTAAGTTTCTTAGGTCTGCTGAGCTACATTGCTTTGATTGCAGCAACCGTTCAAATTCTAGAGATGTTCTTAGATAAGTTCGTGCCTTCGTTATACAACGCACTTGGGGTGTTCTTACCACTAATCACTGTAAACTGTGCCATCATGGGTGGTGTATTATTTATGGTTGAACGTGACTACAACTTCACTGAGTCGCTAACATATGGTGTCGGTGCAGGCCTTGGTTGGGCAGTGGCTATTACCCTATTAGCAGGTATTCGTGAGAAGTTAAAATACTCGGACGTGCCTGCCCCACTACGCGGTTTAGGTATTACCTTTATTACTGTCGGATTGATGTCGCTTGGATTTATGTCATTCGGTGGTATGTCAATTTAA
- the nqrF gene encoding NADH:ubiquinone reductase (Na(+)-transporting) subunit F, with the protein MELFGTAIGGVAMFTLIIMSLVAIILIARSRLVSSGDVTIHINDDPDNDVVTPAGGKLLQTLASEGIFLSSACGGGGTCGQCRCKVLEGGGSILPTEEGHFTQGEIRDNMRLACQVAVKQDMKIEVDPEFFDVQKWECEVISNENVATFIKELVLKIPEGEEVNFRAGGYVQLEAPPHEVHYKDFDIAEEYRGDWEQFGMFDYVSKVDEEVIRAYSMANYPDEKGIIKFNIRIASPPPRGPKGIPPGKMSSYVFSLKPGDKITVSGPYGEFFAKDTKAEMVFIGGGAGMAPMRSHIFDQLKRLHSDRKITFWYGARSVREMFYVEDYDMLQEQFDNFEWHVALSDPQPEDNWEGYTGFIHNVLYEEYLKDHPNPEDCEYYMCGPPVMNAAVIDMLHNLGVEDENILLDDFGG; encoded by the coding sequence ATGGAGTTATTTGGTACCGCCATTGGCGGCGTCGCCATGTTTACCCTGATTATCATGAGCTTAGTGGCGATCATTTTGATTGCCCGCTCACGATTGGTCAGCTCAGGGGATGTCACCATTCATATTAATGATGATCCTGACAATGATGTGGTAACCCCTGCTGGTGGCAAACTACTACAAACCTTAGCAAGCGAAGGTATCTTTTTATCTTCTGCTTGTGGCGGTGGTGGTACTTGTGGCCAGTGCCGTTGTAAAGTGCTCGAAGGCGGTGGTTCTATTCTACCTACCGAAGAAGGTCACTTCACTCAAGGTGAAATTCGCGACAACATGCGCCTAGCCTGTCAGGTAGCGGTTAAGCAAGACATGAAAATCGAAGTTGACCCTGAGTTCTTTGATGTACAGAAGTGGGAATGTGAAGTTATCTCTAACGAAAACGTGGCCACTTTCATTAAAGAATTAGTGTTAAAGATTCCTGAAGGCGAAGAAGTGAATTTCCGTGCCGGTGGTTATGTTCAGCTAGAAGCGCCACCGCATGAAGTACACTATAAAGACTTCGATATTGCCGAAGAGTATCGTGGTGACTGGGAACAGTTTGGTATGTTTGACTATGTGTCAAAAGTAGACGAAGAAGTTATTCGTGCTTACTCAATGGCCAACTACCCTGATGAAAAAGGTATTATTAAGTTTAACATCCGTATCGCAAGTCCTCCGCCTCGTGGCCCTAAAGGGATTCCACCAGGTAAGATGTCTTCTTACGTATTTAGCTTAAAACCAGGCGATAAAATTACAGTATCAGGTCCTTACGGTGAATTCTTCGCAAAAGACACCAAGGCGGAAATGGTATTTATCGGTGGTGGTGCGGGTATGGCGCCAATGCGTTCACATATCTTCGACCAACTTAAACGTTTACATTCTGACCGCAAAATTACTTTCTGGTATGGTGCGCGTTCAGTACGTGAAATGTTCTACGTTGAAGATTATGACATGCTACAAGAGCAATTCGATAACTTCGAATGGCACGTGGCATTATCTGATCCACAGCCAGAAGACAACTGGGAAGGTTATACTGGGTTCATTCATAACGTATTGTATGAAGAGTATCTCAAAGACCATCCAAACCCAGAAGACTGTGAATACTACATGTGTGGGCCACCGGTTATGAACGCAGCGGTTATTGATATGCTGCACAACCTAGGCGTCGAAGACGAAAACATCTTACTTGATGATTTCGGTGGTTAA
- a CDS encoding SDR family NAD(P)-dependent oxidoreductase: MTYSVKNKAVRSQTINLDTLTLWITGASSGLGEALAIEFAKHGATLILSGRNSEKLEAVKQKCNDSHKHFTVAFDILDDEQTIQAYRQVKTYLTDNDLKIDWLINNAGVSQRSLIMDTSEQVERQLMEINYFSQTRLSRLVLPEMIAQGGGKIVMVSSVAGLLGTQYRGAYGAAKAAIHMWANSLRAELSNKNIEVATIFPGFVNTNVSINALVGDGTTQGTMDEATGKGLSAEAFAKQVVQALVAGEEYIIVAGQKEKLATFINRLSPAHLYKIIRKVKVK, from the coding sequence ATGACCTATTCAGTTAAAAATAAAGCCGTACGTTCTCAGACCATAAACCTCGATACCTTAACCCTTTGGATTACTGGTGCCTCCAGTGGACTTGGTGAAGCATTGGCCATAGAGTTTGCAAAGCACGGTGCTACCTTAATCCTCAGTGGTAGAAATTCAGAAAAATTAGAAGCGGTAAAGCAAAAATGTAACGACAGTCACAAGCACTTTACTGTTGCTTTTGATATCTTAGATGATGAGCAAACTATTCAAGCTTATCGCCAGGTAAAAACATATTTGACAGATAATGACTTAAAAATAGACTGGCTGATTAACAATGCTGGTGTCAGTCAACGCTCTTTGATTATGGACACCAGTGAGCAAGTAGAACGTCAACTTATGGAAATTAACTACTTCTCTCAAACCCGATTGTCGCGTTTGGTACTGCCGGAGATGATTGCCCAAGGCGGTGGTAAGATTGTTATGGTGTCTAGTGTGGCAGGACTTTTGGGCACTCAATACCGCGGGGCGTATGGCGCAGCAAAAGCTGCCATCCACATGTGGGCCAACAGCTTGCGTGCTGAATTAAGCAATAAAAATATTGAAGTGGCGACCATTTTTCCTGGTTTCGTTAATACCAATGTCTCTATCAATGCCTTGGTGGGTGACGGCACTACCCAAGGCACTATGGATGAGGCCACTGGAAAAGGACTCAGTGCTGAGGCGTTTGCCAAACAAGTGGTCCAAGCTTTAGTGGCGGGAGAAGAGTATATTATCGTGGCCGGTCAAAAAGAAAAACTAGCGACTTTTATCAACCGTCTCTCACCCGCCCACCTTTATAAAATTATTCGTAAAGTAAAAGTAAAATAG
- a CDS encoding FAD:protein FMN transferase, producing MKRLSSSRPANQSYHSNQVGHSIGTTAPKKYASLLIGGIILSGSLLSSGCQQSPTYDYISGETMGTSYHITFQNPKGVDEQEIKQAIDKRLLEINASMSTYIKDSTISKFNRLGAGESITVEPDFIKVLQDSKQVYTQSGGAFDPTVMPLVNLWGFGSVMTADRLQNPPSADEIEATKSLLDFEGIKLSGNTVSKDKEKVQLDFSAIAKGYGVDVIAEVLHKDYKINNYMVEIGGEVATSGVNQSAKPWQIAIDAPIIDSTVSERLTLAAIRQPNSSNKMHLATSGNYRNSVIFNGRRYSHTIDPTTGQPIAGGAPSVTVAADTVSLADAWATALTAMTYQKALATATDKNLAVLFVIPKDGKIHDEVPSVRELADNKADPLAYWEIVETPAMKALRAGHTK from the coding sequence ATGAAACGCTTATCTTCCTCTCGTCCTGCTAATCAGTCTTATCATTCTAATCAGGTTGGTCACTCTATTGGAACCACTGCCCCTAAAAAGTACGCTTCCTTATTGATAGGTGGCATAATTTTATCCGGGTCATTGCTGAGCAGCGGATGTCAGCAGTCGCCGACCTATGATTATATTAGTGGCGAAACCATGGGCACCAGCTATCACATCACCTTTCAAAATCCGAAGGGAGTCGATGAGCAGGAGATTAAGCAGGCGATTGATAAACGCTTACTTGAGATCAATGCAAGCATGTCGACCTACATAAAAGACTCAACCATCTCTAAATTTAACCGTCTGGGTGCGGGTGAATCTATCACCGTCGAGCCTGATTTTATTAAAGTATTGCAAGACTCCAAGCAAGTTTATACCCAATCTGGTGGTGCTTTTGACCCGACTGTTATGCCTTTGGTTAACTTATGGGGCTTCGGCAGTGTCATGACCGCGGATAGATTACAGAATCCACCTAGCGCAGATGAGATAGAGGCAACTAAATCACTTTTAGACTTTGAAGGTATTAAGCTTTCGGGCAATACGGTCTCTAAAGACAAAGAAAAAGTTCAGTTAGATTTTTCTGCCATCGCTAAAGGTTATGGGGTAGATGTCATCGCTGAAGTACTGCACAAAGACTATAAAATTAATAATTATATGGTCGAGATTGGCGGTGAAGTGGCGACTTCTGGGGTCAATCAGAGTGCAAAACCTTGGCAGATAGCCATCGATGCGCCGATCATCGACAGTACGGTCAGCGAGCGCCTCACATTGGCAGCCATACGTCAGCCAAACTCATCGAATAAGATGCATTTAGCCACCTCGGGTAACTACCGAAACTCTGTCATTTTTAACGGTCGCCGTTATAGCCATACTATTGACCCCACTACCGGTCAACCTATTGCGGGCGGCGCACCTTCGGTCACGGTTGCGGCCGATACCGTATCTTTGGCTGACGCTTGGGCCACGGCTTTAACCGCAATGACTTACCAAAAAGCTTTGGCCACTGCCACGGATAAAAATCTAGCGGTATTATTTGTCATCCCTAAAGATGGTAAAATTCATGATGAAGTGCCTTCTGTCCGTGAGTTGGCCGACAACAAAGCGGATCCTCTAGCGTATTGGGAAATCGTTGAAACCCCAGCTATGAAAGCATTGCGAGCAGGTCATACTAAATAA